The nucleotide sequence GTGTCGCGAACCACCGCCTCACACTACCGATGCGAATCGGCTGACGCGGTTCGGCCACTACCCGTCGAAGCGATACCCGGCGCCCCGCACGCTCACGACGAATTGCGGGACGGCTGGATCGGGCTCGACCTTGCGGCGCAGGTTGACGATGTGCGTGTCGACGGCGCGATCGGTGACATAGATGCCGTGTCCCCACACCTGATCGAGAAGCTGCTCCCGCGAGAGCACCCGCCCACGATGACGGATGAAGGCCGACAGCAGCTTGAACTCGATCGTCGTCACCTCAACCGGCGCGCCGCCCGACCGGAGCTCCCGCCGGCCGAAGTCCACCTCTACCTGGCCGAAGCGGTAGACCTCGGGCGTTTCGCCGGACGCCCGGCGCAGCACGGCCTTGATCCGCGCCCGCAATTCGCGTGGGCTGAACGGCTTCGTGACGTAGTCGTCGGCGCCGATCTCGAGGCCCATCACCTTGTCCGATTCCTGCGTTTTCGCGGTGAGCATGATGATCGGCATGCGCTGGCCCGAGGCGCGCAGTTCGCGGCACACCTCGAAGCCGTCCTTGCCGGGCAGCATCACATCGAGGATCGCCAGATCGAAGCGGCCCGCCGCTGCGGCGGCAATGGCTGCCTCGCCGTCGCCGACGATCTCTATTTGGTAGCCTTCGAGTGCGAGATCGTCGCGAAGCAGTGTGGCGATCGGCAACTCATCTTCGACTACGAGGATGCGTGCCATGACTCCCTCAGCCTCCTGCCAGACATCTTCTGTGCTTCCATGCGCGTCATCCTACAGAATGACGCACGCTTGCGTCACCCCGGCGGCCGGGGCCCCCGACGCGGCACCCGCGTTGGGGTGGCAAGCCGAGGTCCAGAGAGGTACACGACTGGATTCCGGCGTTCGCCGGAATGACGAACTGGAAGCATCGCTCTCGGCCGTGTGAGGCGTTGCTTCGCTACGTTGTCGCCGGCAGCGTGATCGTGAACGTGCTGCCGTCGCCTGGCGTGCTGTCCACCTGCACGTTTCCGCCGTGCGCGCCGACGATGTGCTGCACCATCGCGAGCCCCAGGCCCGTGCCCTTGGCGCCGATGGCGGCCGCGTTGGCGCCGCGCGCGAACTTGTCGAAGATGCGGCGCTGGTCGGCGGGCGGCACGCCGACGCCGCGATCCCGCACCGAGATCTTCACGGAATCGTCACTGACGGCAGTTGTCAGCCACACCGTCTTGTGCGATGGCGAGTACTTGACCGCGTTGTCGAGGAGGTTCCAAATCGCCCGCCCAAGCGCTTCGCGATCCGCCGAAACACAGATGCCCTCAGACTGCAGCGTCGTCTCCACACGATAGCCCGCCACCGCTACGCTCGCCGAGAACTCGTCGGCGACCGCGCGCGCGAGCGCCGTGATGTCGACCGGCTCGGGGCGGTACTCCCGCGCGCCCGATTCCATGCGGCCGAAGTCGAGCAGCGATTCGACCAGGCGCTGCAGCCGCTGACTGTCGCGCTGCTGCATCCGGTAGTACTCCTCGCGACGCGCCTCCGGCACCCGTCCCTCGAGCAGCAACTCGCTCACTTGCCGCATCGACGTGAGTGGCGTTCGGAACTCGTGCGACACGGCCGCGACAAAGTCGGTTTGCAGCCGCGAAACCTCCAGTTCGCGATTGACAGCGCGGACGATGAAGGTGCCGCCGGCCAGCACGAACAGACCGAGAGCGACAAGGCCGGCGAGGACGACCTGACGACGGCTCGCAGTCATCGCGATTTCCGCGCCGGGATCGGCGTCGATGATGCGGACGGACCAGGGGAGCCCGGTGTCGGCAATTGCGCGCTGCACCTGACGGTCGCTGCCGGTGAGCGCTTCGCCGCCCGTCCGCCGGCCGGCGCCGGGAGAGTGGCCATCGGCGTCGGCGAGGATCGCGCGGGCGCGGTAGCGGGTGAGCGCGGCACGGGCAGGCTCGACAAAATGCGCGTCGATGAACCGAGGTCCAGCAACCAATGCGGCTACACGTCCGGCTGTGCTGCGCCACGCGACCAGCACGGTGGCGCTTTCAGCGGTCACCACCCTGCTGCCGGTGGCCGGCGTCGCGGATGCGCGGGCGGTCTCCCACTCGCTCCAGATCGTGGCCATTGCGGCCGACAACCGCTCACTCCCGGCCGCCGCCATCTTCTGCTCGGAGACGCGCGTCGGGGGCTGCCAGGCGCGAGCCTGCGCCTGATAGAACTTGTATTCGGCGCGCGTCAGTCGCCACGTGCCGGCGTTGAGATCGCGTTCGAGCGCGGCGGCTTCTCGGCCGAGGTCGCCGCCTCGTCCAAACTCTCGCAGCACAAGGCATCGACCGTATCGCGCCAGGAGTCCGGCCGGCATCTCCTCGGCGGGGGTGGCTCCCAATCCGGCCAGTTGCTCGTAGGCGCCGAGCGCGCGATCGGGCTGGTGGAGTTGTGCCCGAATCCGGGCGGTTCGAAGGAGCGCGCCTGCGCGAAGCTGTGGGTTGGTCGAGCGTGTGAGCGGATCGAACGCGCGGAGAGCGCCGGCGAGGTCGCGACGCTGGAACTCGAGCCCTTCGCCGGAGGCAAACGCCGCGATCGTCGACTCCGGCGAGTTTCGTGTGAGCGCCGCAGCCGGGTAAAAGACGAGGCGGCCGGCAGGCCAGACATCGAACGCCCGATCGCCAGTCAGGATCAACGCCGCATCGTCTCCAACGGCCGAAGCCTGCGCCATGAACTCGGCCGGCGCCAGACTGGGAGGCAGCTTTGAGAGCGCGTCGAGCCGCTGCATGATTTCGTCGATGCCGTGCCGGAGCACGGAGACCGCTGTCTCGGCGGCGTTGTCGAGTCGCTCCTGCGCGCGCTGGGCCGCGAGTGCCCGGTCCTGGGCAACGAACTGCCAGGCGAGCCATCCCATCGCCAGCGAGAGCACGCCCGTGACGCCGAGAAACAGCGTCAGCACGTGGCGTGGCGGGCGGAACCAGCGGCCGAACGAAGGCGCGATGGGCTGATGCGTCAACGGTCCAGATTATGCCGCGTCTCCCGCCAGCCCTGTGTCAGGTTTGTGTGAGAGTGATCTACTTCGCTCTTGCGACGGGAGCGGCGGCCGCCTTCGGCAGGAAGTTCTCCATCATCCACGCCTCCGCACTGGTCTTCCACGTGCCAATCGCCAGTCGGCGGCCGTCGGGGTGCAGGCGCAGCCACCACAGTTCGTCCACGGTCAGTCCGAGCCGCTGCGGTTCGCCGCCCTCGGTCGCGACTCGCCAGGCCTGCACGTTTCCCGTCGGCCGGCCCTTCTGACCCTTGGCGAAGATCAGATAGCGTCCATCCTGCGTCCACGATGCCCACACGCGATAGTTCGCCTCGTCGGCGGGTATCCTGACGACTTCGCGCGCTTCTCCTCCCGTCGCTGGCAGGACACGCAAGACCAGCGACCGGTCTTCCTCCACGCCGATGACCAGCCGTTTCCCGTCGGGAGATACCGATACCCAGTTGAGTCCGACCCCTTCGATGACTTCGGTTTCGCGGGCGGACTGTACGTCGCGCGCCAACAGTTGTACCCGGTTGGCGTTCGGAACGTCACGGTGCTTCATGTAGAAGATCGTCCTGCCGTCGGGAGACAAGTCGAATCTCGGGTAGTTCCAGTTGCCAGGCAGCGGCATCAGGGGCGTTGCGTGCCCGGATTGCGCGTCTACACGCATCAGGTTCCCGCCTCTTCCGGACTCGAACGCCGGCACCACGATCGCGCTTCCGTCCTGTGCCCATCGAAGACCCATTCCGATTGTCATCTTCCCGACCTGCAGTTCGCGTTCCTCGCCCGTGCTGGTGGAGCGGACGACGATGGAAGAGTCCTTCGAAGTCGAATTGCGGATGTAGGCCAGGAACCTGCCGTCGGGCGACCAGTCCGGGTTGCGCGAGACGCCGACCCAGCGTTGTGAGACGGGCTGGAGCGGCGTGACAAGGCTGCCGGTCGCCGGATCCCATTCCGTGATGTGCACCTCCCTGGCGAGATTGAAGAAGGAGTAATAGAAAGCCCCGGCGCGCGTGAAGCCCAGCGCGTGGCCGTTGTAGCCCTTTTTCACCAGTTCGGGCTCGCCGGCGGCTTTCCCGTCGGCCACGGCGACCAGCCACAGGTCTTTCGACCCCGACCGCTCACTCGAGAAGAGGATATGCCTGCCGTCGGGAGCCCAGCCCAGCACTTCGTGTGGTGCAAGATCCGGAACCAGCGAAGACCCTCTTCCTGTCTGGACTTCGAACAGCGAGATGCCGTCCTTGACGGCCCAGACGATGTACCGTCCGTCCGGCGAGAACACTCCCCCGGGCGACCGGTCCGCCCCCATCGCCTTCAGCAGCTTCGTCGAGCCGTCAGCGACAGCCATCAGCATCATGTCGCGGGTTCCATCAGTCTTGCCGAACTCTGTCAGCAGGTGCCGACTGTCGGGCGACCACGCCAGTGGATCGACCCTGGACACACCGTTTCCGGAGGCCCGAAGCACCCGCGGCTTCGAACCGTCGAGGCCGACAACGCGTAGGTCGTACGAGCCGTCAGGGTTGTACCAGTTGTACGCAAGCTGTCTGCTGTCGGGCGAAATCAGCGACGACTCCACGGACTCCCCCGACGTGCCATTCAATGCGTTGTTCGTGACAGGCCGATCCTGACCTGTCGCGAGGTCGTGGATGACGAGACCGCCAGTGCCCCAGTCGGTGAACGACACGAAGCGGCCGTCAGCGGACACGGAACCGATGGAAATTGAGGAGCCGGCGCCAGGACCAGCCCAGACGCGCTTCACGGCCATCGTCGATCCGCCCGCCGCGCCGCCGCCCCCGGCGAGCGCCGCCAGCTTGGTGCGGGCCTCGGCGGCCACGGCGGCCTGATCGCCGAACTCCCTCACAATCTGCTCGTACGCCTTGCGCGCTTCTCGCGTGTCGGTGTCGCCGAGCTTCTCGTAGCACTGGCCCATCCGCAGAAGTGCCTTCGCGGCCACGGGGCGGTCGGTCGCCTGAGCGAGCTTGCGGTACAGCTCGATGGCCGTCTTCAGATCGCCATCGACCACTTCCTTCTTGATTGCCGCCTCGAGTTGCACGCCGGCGCTTGTCTGCGCGCCGGTCGTTTGCTGGCCACAAACTCCGCCTGCCGCGAGCACTGCCAGGAGCACCACTATCCATAGTCGCTTCATGGTCTTCCTCCTGGTGCCCAGAATAGGGTGGCCGTGTCTGCCGGCCATCCGGCGATTGTCCAGCCTTCGTCTGGTATCAGCCATCAAAGCGATATCCCATGCCGCGGACGCTGATGATGAAGCGCGGCTCGGCCGGATCCGCCTCGATCTTGCGGCGGAGGCCGACGACGTGGTTGTCCACCGCGCGATCGGTGACGTGAACATCGCTGCCCCAGGCGGCATCGAGCAACTGGTCCCGGCTGAGGACGCGGCCGCGTTGCTCGATAAACGCCGTCAGGAGCTTGAACTCGAGGCTCGAGATGTCGACTAGCGCGCCTGCGCGCCGCACTTCGCATCGTCGGAAATCCACCTGGATGTCGCCGAATGTGTAGACGCGGGGGAGTTGCCCAGACGAGCGGCGGAGCACGGCTTTGATCCGCGCCCGCAACTCCATCGGGTTGAATGGTTTGGTCACATAGTCGTCGGCGCCCATCTCGAGCCCCAGCACCTTCTCGGCGTCCTGCGCCCTGGCGGTGAGCATGATGATCGGCGTCGCGACGCCGGCGTGGCGCAGCTCGCGGCACACCTGGTAGCCATCCTTACGGGGCAGCATGATGTCGAGCACGATCAGGTCGAACGTCCGCTCGCGCGCGCGGCGGACGGCGTCCTCCCCGTCGCGGGCCACTGCCACCTCGTAGCCATCGAGCCGCAGATCGTCCTCGAGGCCCATGGCGATCCCCTCGTCGTCTTCCACGATCAGGATGCTGATCATGCTGTCGTCTCCAATCTCCGCACCACGACTGGACCCCGGCTTCCGCCGGGGTGACGAAACACGTGCTTCATTCGGCAAGACGAAGCCTGCGGAAGACGTCTGCTTATGCCGTCGTCTCCACGGGGATCACCATCGTGAACGTGCTTCCGCGGCCCACCTCGCTCTCCAGCCGCACCTCGCCGCGGTGTGCGTGGACCACGTGGTGGACGAGCGCGAGGCCGATACCAGTTCCCTGGACGCCCGATTCCGCAGCCTGAGCGCCACGCTCGAACTTGCGGAAGATGCGCTGCCGGTCCTGCCGCGGGATGCCGATGCCGCGATCGCGCACGGCGATTGACGCGTGCTTTGCATCAATCGACAGATCAACCCAGATCATCCGGGACTCTGGCGAGTACTTCATCGCGTTATCGAGCAGGTTCCACAGCGCGAGCGAGAGCATTTCGCGGTCGGCCCGCACAGGGCACGGCGTTGATGGCGTCGAGATCTCGAGAGACCAGTCGCTGGCGTAGCTCCGGAATTCCGTCGTCACCGCGCGTACCAGGTCGCCCGCATCGAGCGATTCGAAGCGGTAGCGTCCGGCGCCGGACTCCGCGCGGCCAAAACTCAAGAGCTTCTCCACCAGGCGATGAAGCCGCTCGCTCTCGCGTACGAGCACCTCGTAGTACTGCCCGCGGCGATCATTGCTGATGACGCGTCCCTCGAGCAGCATGTGCGAGAGCTGGCGCATCGAGGTCAGCGGCGTGCGGAACTCGTGTGACACGGCGGACACGAACTCGGATTGCAGGCGCGCGATGGCCAGCTCGCGCTGGATGCCGCGAAACGTGAAGTAGCTGCTCCCCAGAATCAGGACGCCGACAATGGCCAGGCCGGTAAGCAGGAGGCGGCGCCGGGCGAGGGCCTCGGCGACGGCACGATTCGGATGGCTGGCGGCGACGGCGATGGTCCAGGGCAGTCCCGTGTCTGCGGTGGCGCGGGTCGCCTGTGTGCCCGAC is from Acidobacteriota bacterium and encodes:
- a CDS encoding response regulator transcription factor, translating into MARILVVEDELPIATLLRDDLALEGYQIEIVGDGEAAIAAAAAGRFDLAILDVMLPGKDGFEVCRELRASGQRMPIIMLTAKTQESDKVMGLEIGADDYVTKPFSPRELRARIKAVLRRASGETPEVYRFGQVEVDFGRRELRSGGAPVEVTTIEFKLLSAFIRHRGRVLSREQLLDQVWGHGIYVTDRAVDTHIVNLRRKVEPDPAVPQFVVSVRGAGYRFDG
- a CDS encoding HAMP domain-containing sensor histidine kinase — protein: MTHQPIAPSFGRWFRPPRHVLTLFLGVTGVLSLAMGWLAWQFVAQDRALAAQRAQERLDNAAETAVSVLRHGIDEIMQRLDALSKLPPSLAPAEFMAQASAVGDDAALILTGDRAFDVWPAGRLVFYPAAALTRNSPESTIAAFASGEGLEFQRRDLAGALRAFDPLTRSTNPQLRAGALLRTARIRAQLHQPDRALGAYEQLAGLGATPAEEMPAGLLARYGRCLVLREFGRGGDLGREAAALERDLNAGTWRLTRAEYKFYQAQARAWQPPTRVSEQKMAAAGSERLSAAMATIWSEWETARASATPATGSRVVTAESATVLVAWRSTAGRVAALVAGPRFIDAHFVEPARAALTRYRARAILADADGHSPGAGRRTGGEALTGSDRQVQRAIADTGLPWSVRIIDADPGAEIAMTASRRQVVLAGLVALGLFVLAGGTFIVRAVNRELEVSRLQTDFVAAVSHEFRTPLTSMRQVSELLLEGRVPEARREEYYRMQQRDSQRLQRLVESLLDFGRMESGAREYRPEPVDITALARAVADEFSASVAVAGYRVETTLQSEGICVSADREALGRAIWNLLDNAVKYSPSHKTVWLTTAVSDDSVKISVRDRGVGVPPADQRRIFDKFARGANAAAIGAKGTGLGLAMVQHIVGAHGGNVQVDSTPGDGSTFTITLPATT
- a CDS encoding tetratricopeptide repeat protein — its product is MKRLWIVVLLAVLAAGGVCGQQTTGAQTSAGVQLEAAIKKEVVDGDLKTAIELYRKLAQATDRPVAAKALLRMGQCYEKLGDTDTREARKAYEQIVREFGDQAAVAAEARTKLAALAGGGGAAGGSTMAVKRVWAGPGAGSSISIGSVSADGRFVSFTDWGTGGLVIHDLATGQDRPVTNNALNGTSGESVESSLISPDSRQLAYNWYNPDGSYDLRVVGLDGSKPRVLRASGNGVSRVDPLAWSPDSRHLLTEFGKTDGTRDMMLMAVADGSTKLLKAMGADRSPGGVFSPDGRYIVWAVKDGISLFEVQTGRGSSLVPDLAPHEVLGWAPDGRHILFSSERSGSKDLWLVAVADGKAAGEPELVKKGYNGHALGFTRAGAFYYSFFNLAREVHITEWDPATGSLVTPLQPVSQRWVGVSRNPDWSPDGRFLAYIRNSTSKDSSIVVRSTSTGEERELQVGKMTIGMGLRWAQDGSAIVVPAFESGRGGNLMRVDAQSGHATPLMPLPGNWNYPRFDLSPDGRTIFYMKHRDVPNANRVQLLARDVQSARETEVIEGVGLNWVSVSPDGKRLVIGVEEDRSLVLRVLPATGGEAREVVRIPADEANYRVWASWTQDGRYLIFAKGQKGRPTGNVQAWRVATEGGEPQRLGLTVDELWWLRLHPDGRRLAIGTWKTSAEAWMMENFLPKAAAAPVARAK
- a CDS encoding response regulator transcription factor, whose product is MISILIVEDDEGIAMGLEDDLRLDGYEVAVARDGEDAVRRARERTFDLIVLDIMLPRKDGYQVCRELRHAGVATPIIMLTARAQDAEKVLGLEMGADDYVTKPFNPMELRARIKAVLRRSSGQLPRVYTFGDIQVDFRRCEVRRAGALVDISSLEFKLLTAFIEQRGRVLSRDQLLDAAWGSDVHVTDRAVDNHVVGLRRKIEADPAEPRFIISVRGMGYRFDG